The genomic DNA TGGCGGGGATGAACGGGTCGTTGAGCGCATTGACCACCAGCGTGGGCACGCGGATCGCGCGCAGGTGCGGCTTGGACGAGCCGCGGGCCCAGTAGTCGTCGGTGTTGCGAAAGCCGTGCAGCGGCGCGGTGAACACGTCGTCGAAGGCGTAGAGGTCGCGCGCCGCAAGCAGCCGCTCGCGGTCGAACAGGCCGGGAAACTGCGCCAGCTTGGCGAGCGCCTTGGGCTTCATGGTCGAGAGGAACATGCGCGTGTAGACCAGCCGGTTGAAGCCGCGGCCGATGGCCGCGCCGCCGGCCGCCAGGTCGAGCGGCGCGGACACCGAAGCCACCGCGTTGACCACATCGCGGGCCGTGTCGCCAGCCTCGCAGGCCCAGCGCAGCAGCGCATTGCCGCCGAGCGAGACGCCCACCGCCAGCACCGGTCCGCCGCCCTGGCGCGCGTGCTGGTCGTGCATGCGCTGCAGGATCCAGCCGATCTCTTCGTAGTCGCCCGAGTGGTAGGCGCGCGGCGCCAGGTTCATCTCGCCGCTGCAGCCGCGGAAATGCGGCACCGCGAAGGCCATGCCCTGCGCGGCGGCAAAGGCCGCGAACGCCTCCGCATAGTGGCTGCGGGAGGAACCCTCCAGCCCGTGGAACAGCACCAGCAGCGGCCGCGGGCCGGGCAGGTCCGCATCGACGAAGTCGACGTCGATGAAGTCGCCGTCGGGCGCGGTCCAGCGCTCGCGGCGGTAGGCGGGCGCGGGCCCCTCGAAGCGGCGCGCATAGAGCGCCGGCCAGATGGTCTGCAGGTTGCCGCCGGGCAGCCAGCGCGGCGCCATGTAGCCCATCGACGCCGGCGCGGAGGATGAAGGTGAAACGTCGGCGCGCATCGCACGGCTCAGTGCAGGGTCTGG from Variovorax sp. V93 includes the following:
- a CDS encoding YheT family hydrolase, which encodes MGYMAPRWLPGGNLQTIWPALYARRFEGPAPAYRRERWTAPDGDFIDVDFVDADLPGPRPLLVLFHGLEGSSRSHYAEAFAAFAAAQGMAFAVPHFRGCSGEMNLAPRAYHSGDYEEIGWILQRMHDQHARQGGGPVLAVGVSLGGNALLRWACEAGDTARDVVNAVASVSAPLDLAAGGAAIGRGFNRLVYTRMFLSTMKPKALAKLAQFPGLFDRERLLAARDLYAFDDVFTAPLHGFRNTDDYWARGSSKPHLRAIRVPTLVVNALNDPFIPASSLPGPGEVGPHVTLWQPAHGGHVGFPLGPPPGHVLGMPERVGGWLAGFAPPTAPQARAK